Proteins encoded in a region of the Vicia villosa cultivar HV-30 ecotype Madison, WI linkage group LG5, Vvil1.0, whole genome shotgun sequence genome:
- the LOC131607402 gene encoding uncharacterized protein LOC131607402: protein MNFTRRLTMTFDEVSVYPIPATLYLVKNLLQVGSLVHLLIGSRYAVQRSGNVLMAFNNKEASSAIPLFSPILVPMAQSFGPLRLDIFSSPTLRAGVSIST from the exons ATGAATTTTACAAGGCG GTTGACTATGACTTTTGACGAAGTTAGTGTGTATCCTATCCCAGCAACACTTTACCTTGTCAAAAATTTGCTCCAG GTGGGATCGCTTGTCCACCTTTTGATTG GGTCAAGATATGCAGTGCAAAGATCTGGAAATGTTCTCATGGCATTCAATAACAAG GAAGCTAGTTCGGCTATCCCCTTATTCTCTCCAATTCTTGTTCCAATGGCTCAAAGCTTTGGTCCACTTCGATTAGATATTTTTTCTTCACCAACTCTACGAGCAGGGGTCAGTATTTCTACATAA